From one Paenibacillus terrae HPL-003 genomic stretch:
- a CDS encoding SLOG family protein, with protein MKNLLVSGYRAHELNIFSQKHEGIPYIKKAITGRLIPLIEEGLEWIITPGQYGVDLWACEVAISLKLQYPHLKCSIMLAYQNMEEKWKEDKKEYFQQICEGVDYVGVVSRQPYQGIWQLKARDELLFRKTDGLLLVYDEDAGEGSPRFMKEMALKKQQAEGYQYISISSEDIQSIADEERLFMDL; from the coding sequence ATGAAAAACTTGCTCGTTTCGGGCTACCGTGCCCATGAATTGAATATTTTCAGCCAAAAGCATGAAGGCATTCCATATATCAAAAAGGCGATCACAGGCAGGCTCATTCCCCTGATTGAAGAAGGACTGGAGTGGATTATTACCCCTGGTCAGTACGGGGTGGATCTATGGGCCTGTGAAGTGGCAATTTCACTAAAGCTGCAGTATCCTCACTTAAAATGCTCCATTATGTTGGCCTATCAAAATATGGAGGAAAAGTGGAAGGAGGATAAAAAGGAGTATTTTCAGCAGATTTGTGAGGGAGTTGACTATGTGGGAGTCGTCAGCCGCCAGCCTTATCAGGGAATATGGCAGCTCAAGGCACGGGATGAACTGCTTTTCCGCAAAACCGATGGTTTATTGCTCGTTTATGACGAGGATGCCGGGGAGGGCAGCCCACGTTTTATGAAAGAAATGGCATTAAAAAAACAACAGGCAGAAGGCTATCAATATATCAGCATCAGCTCAGAGGATATCCAAAGCATAGCGGATGAAGAACGATTATTCATGGACCTCTGA